A window of the Gossypium hirsutum isolate 1008001.06 chromosome A05, Gossypium_hirsutum_v2.1, whole genome shotgun sequence genome harbors these coding sequences:
- the LOC107887336 gene encoding outer envelope pore protein 24A, chloroplastic, whose amino-acid sequence MMNAAVSFIGGTNGNKKGLSATLAANPGDLKLRASLSDTNFSDGSTLNFDDLLLSVEKPGSFIIDFDITKKDVQFQFMNTFKVEGKQINWSYSHMRNDHRTVLDGTFVFDTANKLSARHELGSFNCKLKYSYVHRGLTTFEPCYDLEKKSWDLAVSRRILGGDLIKANYETLSQVLGVEWSCSSLVNEDGRVKVLASFNLAEGFHTPKLSVQSMWNFQA is encoded by the exons aTGATGAATGCTGCAGTGTCTTTTATAGGAGGAACCAACGGCAACAAGAAAGGCTTGTCGGCAACTCTAGCAGCTAATCCAGGAGACCTTAAGCTCCGAGCATCGCTTTCAGACACAAATTTTTCCGATGGCTCCACATTGAACTTTGATGACTTGTTGCTGTCAGTTGAGAAGCCTGGTTCTTTCATCATCGACTTTGACATCACCAAAAAG GATGTTCAGTTTCAGTTCATGAACACTTTTAAGGTGGAAGGAAAACAGATAAATTGGAGTTACAGTCACATGAGGAACGACCATCGGACAGTATTGGATGGGACCTTTGTGTTTGATACAGCCAACAAATTATCTGCAAGGCATGAGCTCGGGTCTTTTAATTGCAAATTGAAGTACAGTTATGTGCACAGAGGGTTGACAACGTTTGAGCCTTGCTATGATTTGGAAAAGAAATCTTGGGACTTAGCAGTGTCAAGGAGAATTCTCGGTGGTGATTTAATTAAAGCTAACTATGAGACATTGAGTCAAGTTTTGGGTGTGGAGTGGTCGTGTAGCTCATTAGTCAATGAAGATGGAAGAGTTAAG GTTTTAGCATCTTTCAATCTGGCTGAGGGCTTCCACACGCCAAAACTAAGTGTTCAGAGTATGTGGAACTTTCAGGCATAG